Proteins encoded by one window of Hafnia alvei:
- a CDS encoding PTS mannitol transporter subunit IICBA: MLSPDIKVKVQNFGRFLSNMVMPNIGAFIAWGLITALFIPTGWLPNETLAKLVGPMISYLLPLLIGYTGGRLIGGERGGVVGAITTMGVIVGADMPMFMGAMIAGPLGGWAIKHFDRWVDGKIKSGFEMLVNNFSAGIIGMLLAMLAFMAIGPLVESLSKILAAGVNIMVQNNLLPLTSIFVEPAKILFLNNAINHGIFSPLGIQQATETGKSIFFLIEANPGPGLGVLLAYMFFGKGSAKQSAGGAAIIHFFGGIHEIYFPYVLMNPRLILAVILGGMTGVFTLTLFNAGLVSPASPGSIFAVLLMTPKASLIGVVLSIMASTLVSFLTSAMLLKRARVGDEESNGLAEATRRMQGMKQQSKSGGKVTGVEPQPAMRATLDLSKDLHHVRKIIVACDAGMGSSAMGAGVLRKKVKDAGLSHISVVNCAINSLPEDVDLVITHQDLTERAMRHAPQAMHISLSNFLDSGLYTDLTTRLLAAKLPQAANDNRLINQTIIAANDDSFESTDREENLFKLSAANIFLNLTADTKEQAIRFAGEMLVSGGYVEPDYIDAMLAREALTSTYLGESIAVPHGTVEAKDRVLRTGIVICQYPHGVRFGDEPDDVARLVIGIAARNNEHIQVIARLTNALDDEGVIERLAQTTSVQEILDLLSGEQAA; the protein is encoded by the coding sequence ATGTTATCACCAGATATCAAGGTCAAGGTACAGAATTTTGGCCGCTTCCTCAGCAATATGGTGATGCCCAATATCGGCGCATTCATCGCATGGGGTTTGATTACCGCTTTATTTATTCCTACCGGCTGGCTGCCAAATGAAACATTAGCCAAGCTGGTTGGCCCAATGATCAGCTATCTGCTGCCATTATTGATTGGTTATACCGGTGGCCGTTTAATCGGCGGTGAGCGCGGTGGCGTGGTGGGTGCAATTACCACCATGGGCGTGATTGTTGGCGCAGATATGCCCATGTTCATGGGCGCAATGATTGCAGGCCCATTAGGCGGCTGGGCAATCAAACACTTTGATCGCTGGGTTGACGGCAAAATCAAAAGCGGCTTTGAAATGTTGGTGAACAACTTCTCCGCGGGCATTATCGGTATGCTGCTGGCGATGCTGGCATTCATGGCGATTGGGCCGTTGGTAGAGTCGCTTTCAAAAATATTAGCGGCTGGCGTGAATATTATGGTGCAGAACAACCTGCTGCCATTAACGTCTATCTTCGTCGAACCCGCCAAGATTTTGTTCCTGAATAACGCCATCAACCACGGGATCTTCTCACCGTTAGGTATTCAGCAGGCAACAGAAACCGGCAAATCCATTTTCTTCCTGATTGAAGCAAACCCAGGTCCAGGACTAGGTGTTCTGCTGGCTTACATGTTCTTCGGCAAAGGCAGTGCAAAACAGTCCGCTGGCGGTGCCGCAATCATCCATTTCTTCGGTGGTATCCACGAAATCTATTTCCCATATGTGTTAATGAATCCACGTCTGATTCTGGCCGTGATTCTGGGTGGCATGACCGGCGTATTCACGCTGACCCTCTTTAACGCGGGCTTAGTTTCCCCTGCGTCTCCGGGTTCTATTTTTGCAGTGTTGCTAATGACACCAAAAGCATCTCTTATCGGCGTCGTGCTGTCGATTATGGCTTCAACGCTGGTTTCGTTCTTAACCTCTGCCATGCTACTTAAACGCGCTCGCGTCGGTGATGAAGAAAGTAACGGCTTAGCGGAAGCCACTCGTCGCATGCAAGGCATGAAACAACAGTCTAAATCCGGTGGAAAAGTGACTGGAGTCGAACCTCAGCCAGCCATGCGTGCCACGCTTGATTTGTCTAAAGATTTACATCACGTGCGCAAAATTATCGTGGCCTGCGACGCAGGAATGGGCTCAAGCGCGATGGGCGCGGGAGTTCTACGTAAAAAGGTAAAAGACGCAGGGCTGAGCCATATTTCCGTAGTGAACTGCGCGATTAACAGCCTGCCTGAAGACGTTGATCTGGTGATCACTCATCAGGATTTAACCGAACGCGCGATGCGCCACGCACCACAGGCGATGCATATTTCATTAAGCAATTTCCTTGATAGCGGGCTGTATACCGATCTTACAACCCGTTTACTAGCGGCCAAACTGCCGCAGGCGGCAAACGACAACCGCTTGATCAACCAAACTATCATCGCCGCTAACGATGACTCATTTGAATCAACCGATCGCGAAGAGAACCTATTTAAGCTCAGCGCAGCCAACATCTTCCTGAACTTAACCGCCGACACCAAAGAGCAAGCCATTCGCTTTGCCGGTGAAATGCTGGTATCTGGCGGCTATGTCGAACCGGATTACATCGACGCCATGCTCGCCCGCGAAGCACTTACCTCAACTTATTTAGGAGAATCTATCGCCGTTCCGCACGGCACCGTAGAAGCCAAAGACCGCGTATTACGCACCGGGATCGTCATTTGCCAATACCCTCACGGCGTTCGATTCGGTGATGAACCAGACGATGTCGCTCGACTGGTTATCGGCATCGCTGCGCGTAATAACGAGCACATTCAGGTCATTGCCCGCTTAACCAACGCACTGGATGACGAAGGCGTAATCGAACGTCTGGCGCAAACCACCAGTGTTCAGGAGATCTTAGATCTTCTGTCTGGCGAACAAGCGGCATAA
- the dinD gene encoding DNA damage-inducible protein D has translation MNKHHQPFEEIKQVDESGSEYWSARALAKLLDYSEYRHFIPVLERAKDACLNSGHNAGDHFEDVLDMVKIGSGAQRKLKDIALSRYACYLVVQNGDPNKPVIAAGQTYFALQTRRQELADDETFKRLREDEKRLFLRNELKEHNKQLVEAAQQAGVATTMDFAIFQNHGYKGLYGGLDQNAIHQRKELKKSQKILDFMGSTELAANLFRATQTEEKLRRDQIKSRQQANQTHFNVGQKVRKTIEELGGTMPENLPVPKHSIQHIESTTKKLSKK, from the coding sequence ATGAATAAGCACCACCAGCCCTTCGAAGAAATTAAACAGGTAGATGAATCTGGGTCTGAATATTGGTCTGCAAGAGCACTGGCAAAGCTGCTGGATTACTCAGAATACCGGCATTTTATTCCTGTATTAGAGCGGGCAAAAGATGCATGTTTAAACAGTGGGCACAACGCTGGTGACCATTTCGAGGATGTCCTCGATATGGTCAAAATTGGCTCTGGAGCTCAACGAAAGTTAAAAGATATCGCCCTCTCCCGTTATGCCTGCTACCTCGTGGTTCAAAACGGCGATCCTAACAAACCCGTCATAGCGGCAGGTCAAACATACTTCGCACTTCAAACTCGACGCCAAGAATTAGCTGATGACGAAACTTTTAAGCGTTTACGAGAAGATGAAAAACGTTTGTTTCTGCGTAATGAATTAAAAGAACATAACAAACAACTCGTTGAAGCCGCTCAACAAGCCGGTGTTGCAACCACGATGGATTTTGCCATTTTCCAGAACCATGGATATAAAGGCCTCTACGGCGGGCTAGACCAAAATGCCATTCACCAGCGTAAAGAGCTCAAAAAGAGTCAAAAAATTCTCGATTTCATGGGTTCTACTGAATTAGCAGCCAACCTGTTTAGAGCAACACAAACAGAAGAAAAGCTACGTCGTGACCAGATAAAATCAAGGCAACAAGCCAATCAGACACATTTTAATGTGGGCCAAAAGGTTCGGAAAACCATTGAAGAGCTAGGCGGCACCATGCCAGAAAACCTTCCTGTTCCTAAGCACAGCATCCAGCACATAGAATCCACCACTAAAAAACTGAGTAAAAAATAG
- a CDS encoding DUF3053 domain-containing protein, translating into MSFAVTKQAQRWLMPIFAVIMAFQLAGCGDNDKEQRKAFIDYLQNTVMRGSITVPTLSEDQKQKLGNYVSDYAILVTFSQNFSRSMDSSLNPLFTTIDQIRVPQDYLLKRDDLRQEAGALNLLGQQIQSAKSTADTARAALKQPDDVKAVYDQAFAKVVTDPANAVMPIIPMAASLSQDLIQVGDFLQSIGTQARFDNQSIQLQTQQQVDQYNQLMTSIAAKHQELLNAKNRSAAIFQN; encoded by the coding sequence ATGTCATTTGCAGTAACTAAACAGGCACAGCGTTGGTTGATGCCAATTTTCGCCGTCATTATGGCGTTTCAACTAGCTGGCTGTGGCGACAACGATAAAGAACAACGTAAAGCTTTCATCGACTATCTGCAAAATACCGTCATGCGTGGCAGCATCACCGTACCAACCCTGAGCGAAGACCAAAAGCAGAAACTCGGCAACTATGTGAGCGATTACGCGATTTTAGTGACGTTTTCACAGAATTTCAGTCGTTCTATGGATAGCAGCTTAAATCCGCTGTTTACCACTATCGATCAGATCCGTGTTCCTCAGGACTATCTGCTCAAACGCGACGATCTACGTCAGGAAGCTGGTGCACTGAACCTGCTCGGCCAACAGATTCAAAGTGCCAAATCGACCGCAGACACTGCGCGTGCCGCACTTAAACAGCCTGATGATGTGAAAGCAGTTTATGACCAGGCCTTTGCGAAAGTCGTCACCGATCCGGCGAATGCCGTGATGCCAATCATTCCTATGGCGGCTAGCCTGTCACAGGATTTGATTCAGGTCGGTGATTTCCTGCAAAGCATTGGGACTCAGGCGCGCTTTGATAACCAAAGCATCCAGCTACAAACCCAGCAGCAGGTCGATCAATACAATCAGTTAATGACCTCAATTGCTGCCAAGCATCAAGAATTATTAAATGCGAAAAACCGCAGCGCGGCTATTTTCCAGAATTAA